In Stieleria varia, one genomic interval encodes:
- a CDS encoding TIGR00266 family protein produces MEFNCPMCGKRYQADDSLAGKQVGCKACGQQFSVPGGQDSGFDLSETLPAMSPVAPSSPSSVRAGSGGGFGNTTTDGDNRFAAGEIQMTTAPVTMRGGQSNDGVNRRADEIDYEIFGHESQYVEITLDPGEQTVAEAGALMYMTAGIDMATVFGDPSKQDTGLFGKVLSAGKRVLTGESLFMTTFTNNGRTQAKVAFGAPHPGRMVPLHLDQLGGEIICQKDAFLCGARGITIDIAFQKKIGAGLFGGEGFIMQRLRGDGIAIVHAGGTMMYRELSVGETLRLDTGCLMAMGPSVSYDIQFVGGLKNAFFGGEGLFLATLQGPGPVWLQSLPFSRFAGRLASAMPGAVGGSRKGEGSVLGGLGDMLMGD; encoded by the coding sequence ATGGAATTCAATTGTCCCATGTGTGGAAAACGTTATCAGGCCGACGATTCCTTGGCGGGAAAGCAAGTCGGATGCAAAGCGTGTGGGCAACAGTTTTCTGTGCCCGGCGGGCAAGATTCCGGCTTTGATCTGAGTGAAACCCTGCCAGCGATGAGCCCGGTCGCCCCCTCCTCGCCGAGCAGCGTGCGAGCCGGATCCGGCGGCGGTTTTGGGAACACGACCACCGACGGCGACAACCGTTTCGCCGCGGGGGAAATTCAAATGACGACTGCTCCGGTGACCATGCGAGGGGGCCAGTCAAACGACGGCGTCAATCGAAGAGCAGACGAAATCGACTACGAGATCTTTGGCCATGAATCCCAGTACGTCGAGATCACGCTCGATCCGGGTGAGCAGACTGTCGCGGAAGCCGGAGCGTTGATGTACATGACCGCGGGGATCGATATGGCAACCGTCTTTGGAGACCCGTCCAAGCAGGATACCGGATTGTTCGGCAAAGTCCTCTCGGCGGGCAAACGGGTGCTCACCGGCGAATCGCTCTTCATGACGACCTTTACCAACAATGGCCGGACGCAAGCCAAAGTCGCATTCGGGGCGCCGCACCCCGGTCGGATGGTGCCGCTGCACCTGGATCAACTCGGTGGCGAAATCATCTGTCAAAAGGACGCTTTTCTGTGCGGTGCCCGTGGAATCACCATCGACATTGCATTTCAGAAAAAGATCGGTGCCGGTTTGTTTGGCGGGGAGGGGTTCATCATGCAACGACTGCGAGGCGACGGAATTGCGATCGTCCATGCCGGCGGAACGATGATGTACCGAGAACTCAGCGTCGGAGAAACGCTCCGGTTGGACACGGGATGTTTGATGGCGATGGGGCCGAGTGTGAGTTACGACATTCAGTTCGTCGGTGGTCTCAAAAACGCGTTCTTTGGCGGGGAAGGCCTGTTCTTGGCGACCTTGCAAGGCCCCGGGCCGGTGTGGCTGCAGTCCCTGCCGTTCTCACGCTTTGCCGGTCGACTGGCCAGTGCGATGCCCGGCGCGGTGGGCGGATCGCGAAAAGGGGAAGGCTCGGTGCTGGGCGGACTGGGCGACATGCTGATGGGCGACTGA
- a CDS encoding Gfo/Idh/MocA family protein: MSEHKTPSPNRRRFLKTTSVAIGTAATVPYFFSTPRTLADDTKSKNDKMPIGVIGAGGMAGGNMRAARNWLDVVAICDVDVRRREGFNQQHSCGKADLYENYQDLLARDDIGLIHVATPDHWHTKPLVEAMLAGKDVYCEKPLTLTIDEGKLIRKVQKETGRIVQVGTQQRSTFPLFVKAMALVAEGRLGKITEVQAAIGGAPTSPAIPVADVPEGLNWDRWLGPAPKVDYRFLAQQRNRHTNCHYEFRWWYEYSGGKLTDWGAHHVDICNWALKLNGQTEGPISIGGTAQHPVEFKDGKAVQDDRYNTATAFNFTVNYPGGTKMIIRNDTDNGVLITGDKGRIFVSRGKLSGKPVEDLADNPLPEDAIAKVYKNLPMEGNERSAHWASFLHCVRERAEPISDVHSHMEMLNVCHLAGISARLGRDLKWDNDKEEIVGDDQANSMLSRPYRDGYEINLG, from the coding sequence GTGTCCGAGCATAAAACTCCATCCCCAAATCGACGCCGATTCCTAAAGACGACTTCCGTCGCCATCGGCACCGCAGCGACCGTGCCCTACTTTTTTTCCACTCCCAGAACGCTTGCCGATGACACCAAGAGCAAGAACGACAAGATGCCGATCGGCGTGATTGGTGCGGGAGGAATGGCGGGCGGAAACATGCGCGCCGCCAGAAACTGGTTGGATGTCGTGGCGATCTGCGACGTGGATGTCCGACGCCGTGAAGGTTTCAATCAGCAGCACAGCTGCGGCAAAGCGGACCTGTATGAAAACTACCAAGACTTGCTGGCCCGTGACGACATCGGCTTGATCCACGTCGCCACGCCCGACCACTGGCACACTAAACCGCTGGTGGAAGCCATGTTGGCGGGCAAAGACGTGTACTGCGAAAAACCGCTGACGTTGACGATCGACGAAGGCAAATTGATTCGCAAGGTCCAAAAAGAAACCGGCCGGATCGTCCAAGTCGGCACGCAACAGCGAAGCACCTTCCCACTGTTCGTCAAAGCCATGGCGTTGGTCGCCGAAGGACGATTGGGAAAGATCACTGAAGTTCAAGCGGCAATCGGCGGCGCACCAACCAGCCCCGCGATCCCTGTTGCCGATGTCCCCGAGGGACTGAACTGGGATCGCTGGCTCGGCCCGGCTCCCAAAGTCGACTATCGGTTCTTGGCTCAACAACGCAATCGACATACGAATTGCCATTACGAGTTCCGCTGGTGGTACGAGTACTCCGGCGGCAAGCTGACCGACTGGGGCGCCCACCACGTTGACATTTGCAACTGGGCGTTGAAACTCAACGGTCAAACCGAAGGCCCGATTTCGATTGGCGGCACGGCCCAGCATCCGGTCGAGTTCAAAGACGGCAAGGCGGTCCAAGACGATCGCTACAACACCGCCACCGCTTTCAATTTCACCGTCAACTATCCCGGCGGAACGAAGATGATCATCCGCAACGACACGGATAACGGCGTGCTGATCACGGGCGATAAAGGACGTATCTTTGTCAGCCGTGGCAAACTGAGCGGAAAGCCCGTTGAAGATCTTGCCGACAACCCGCTGCCCGAGGACGCGATCGCCAAGGTCTACAAGAACCTGCCGATGGAAGGCAACGAGCGAAGTGCTCACTGGGCAAGCTTCCTGCACTGCGTTCGCGAGCGTGCCGAACCGATCAGTGACGTGCATTCGCACATGGAGATGCTGAACGTCTGCCACTTGGCCGGTATCTCCGCACGACTGGGTCGCGATCTGAAATGGGATAACGACAAAGAAGAAATCGTCGGCGACGATCAAGCCAATTCGATGCTGAGCCGTCCTTACCGTGACGGTTACGAGATCAACCTCGGCTAA
- a CDS encoding universal stress protein has product MSDSESSGDLDREVDASMRMFLKSQVGPAAELTPIKPSRVMLVLDGSTQDAGGIAAAQFLREAFNVETLVLDAREVPEGESPDPETTEDSSELCASVAAQISGARPIRVEPGQSFEMILAALQQHSVDLVVVPCPFGRSFDNVGVDSAGTTIDVLLARCDRNMLVIRDPQQSLSECVRDVSVVVGAECDAETRAAAIAFGLASEHATVSLNLVIEKEQYENIRSILEALSPEAKFDERQFSDALTKTHQALHGAMAKTATATGRTYALRPLAGEVAPPNPLSETNRMLLVLPLEVDDRFNQGFVHDRIRRSPHPVLVVPSHVEST; this is encoded by the coding sequence TTGTCGGACTCAGAATCAAGCGGCGATCTGGATCGTGAAGTCGATGCGTCGATGCGAATGTTCCTCAAATCGCAAGTCGGCCCTGCGGCAGAGTTGACGCCGATCAAACCGTCGCGGGTGATGCTGGTGTTGGACGGCAGCACCCAAGACGCCGGAGGAATTGCAGCCGCTCAATTTCTGAGGGAAGCGTTCAACGTGGAAACATTGGTGCTGGATGCTCGCGAAGTTCCCGAGGGCGAATCCCCAGACCCTGAGACGACGGAAGACTCCTCTGAGCTTTGTGCCTCCGTTGCCGCACAAATCAGCGGCGCGCGACCGATCCGTGTTGAACCTGGTCAATCCTTTGAGATGATTCTCGCTGCGCTCCAGCAGCATTCGGTCGATCTCGTCGTGGTGCCATGTCCCTTTGGACGATCGTTTGACAACGTCGGCGTGGACAGTGCGGGGACCACCATTGATGTATTGCTGGCCAGATGCGATCGGAACATGCTGGTGATTCGCGATCCGCAACAGTCGTTGTCTGAATGCGTGCGTGATGTCTCTGTCGTCGTCGGCGCCGAGTGCGACGCGGAAACGCGTGCCGCGGCAATCGCGTTCGGGCTGGCGTCCGAGCACGCCACCGTGTCGTTGAACTTGGTGATCGAGAAAGAACAGTACGAGAACATTCGTTCTATTTTGGAGGCTCTCTCGCCCGAAGCAAAGTTTGACGAGCGGCAATTCAGCGACGCCCTCACCAAGACTCATCAGGCGTTGCACGGTGCGATGGCCAAGACAGCGACGGCAACGGGGCGAACCTATGCATTGCGACCATTGGCGGGAGAAGTCGCTCCACCCAATCCGCTGAGCGAAACCAACAGGATGTTGTTGGTCTTGCCGTTGGAGGTCGATGACCGCTTCAATCAAGGATTCGTCCACGATCGAATCCGACGCAGTCCCCATCCTGTGCTGGTGGTGCCCAGCCACGTGGAATCGACGTAA
- a CDS encoding ArsB/NhaD family transporter has translation MFLTASSVPETPIEPASAGVMLLFAVVMMATYVGVAVERFHKTVAALCGAAVLVILGLWLKLFPYPTIYEFLKEDLNIFGVIIGTGILVDVVGKSGLFHFISMWIVRLTGGSASALFMTLCLVTFLFVAVLTIVPAMLILSSLVLVICRSLNYKPMPLLLSVAICANSGAIATFASGLPNIMIGTSAGIPYAHFLQVSLPYAAISLVVAIAGLRFFFRNDLPWKQSAEEREQLKTQIESFDPWAMVEDRRVLFRSGFILMATVVGFVFAQQMGVGMDFIAMVGATAAMLFAGKGVEDAIGKVNWTVILFFMGLFIIIGCVKQTGALAWVAEQVIQLSGNELTLLIPLMGGFSAVASSIVDNIPVAATLIPIVQDIGGEGVGSGGGVPIEPLWWTLIICCNLGGNGTPIGSISCVIAIYALKKEAGVHVGWGTFLKLGGGIMVFQVIGAIAFVMLYHYMDWIPSLAH, from the coding sequence ATGTTTTTGACCGCCTCATCTGTTCCGGAAACACCCATCGAGCCTGCTTCTGCCGGTGTGATGTTGCTTTTCGCCGTCGTGATGATGGCGACCTACGTGGGCGTCGCGGTCGAACGGTTTCACAAGACCGTGGCGGCCCTCTGCGGTGCGGCCGTGCTGGTGATCTTGGGGCTTTGGCTCAAGCTCTTTCCCTATCCGACCATCTACGAGTTTCTCAAGGAAGACCTCAACATCTTTGGGGTCATCATTGGTACCGGGATTCTGGTCGACGTGGTCGGCAAGAGCGGCTTGTTCCATTTCATCAGCATGTGGATCGTGCGTTTGACCGGCGGCAGCGCGTCAGCTCTGTTCATGACGCTTTGCTTGGTCACGTTTTTGTTTGTGGCCGTGCTGACGATCGTCCCAGCGATGTTGATTCTCAGCTCGCTGGTACTGGTGATCTGCCGATCGCTCAATTACAAGCCGATGCCGCTGCTGTTGAGCGTCGCCATTTGTGCCAACAGCGGCGCGATCGCGACTTTCGCCAGCGGGTTGCCCAACATCATGATCGGGACCTCGGCGGGCATTCCCTACGCGCATTTCTTACAAGTCTCTCTGCCCTACGCGGCAATCAGTCTGGTGGTCGCGATTGCCGGATTGCGGTTCTTTTTTCGTAACGATTTGCCATGGAAACAATCGGCCGAAGAAAGAGAGCAACTCAAGACGCAAATCGAATCCTTTGATCCGTGGGCGATGGTTGAGGACCGGCGTGTGTTGTTTCGTAGTGGATTTATCTTGATGGCTACGGTCGTGGGGTTCGTGTTTGCACAACAGATGGGTGTCGGCATGGATTTCATCGCGATGGTCGGTGCCACCGCCGCGATGTTGTTCGCCGGCAAAGGTGTTGAGGACGCGATCGGCAAAGTCAATTGGACGGTGATCCTGTTCTTCATGGGTCTGTTCATCATCATCGGATGCGTCAAGCAAACCGGTGCGTTGGCGTGGGTCGCCGAGCAAGTCATTCAATTGTCGGGCAATGAGTTGACGTTACTGATTCCGTTGATGGGTGGTTTCTCCGCAGTTGCCAGTTCGATCGTCGACAACATACCGGTCGCCGCGACTTTGATCCCGATCGTGCAAGACATCGGCGGAGAGGGTGTTGGATCAGGAGGCGGCGTGCCGATCGAGCCGCTATGGTGGACACTGATCATTTGTTGCAACCTGGGCGGAAACGGAACGCCGATCGGTTCGATCTCCTGCGTGATTGCGATCTACGCGCTCAAGAAAGAAGCCGGGGTGCACGTGGGCTGGGGCACTTTCCTGAAACTCGGCGGCGGCATCATGGTGTTCCAGGTCATCGGAGCGATCGCTTTTGTGATGCTTTATCATTACATGGATTGGATACCGTCCTTGGCTCATTGA
- a CDS encoding S41 family peptidase, which yields MPSRNLNVIFFAAVMAILCYATHRRARTAIIVGEAIDLIDQRYVDDVDPGDLVIAAMDGLTKSLDQHSSYFPVDAYESFQESINQEFAGIGIFVEQPDPEKPVRVITPVVGSPALEKGVLPGDEIIRVDGVDVSKMNLKDVSSRLKGPPGTIVLLGMRRGEGEVSMEVTRARIEMESVIGDHRGAGNEWVYRLEDQPRVAYIRLKSFGDKTVREVEDVLTALDNDFDSLVLDLRGNSGGLLYAACDICDMFMDSGKIVSTKMRGGVEDSAYSATPGTLVDSSKPVAVLIDHDSASASEIVAACLQDNKRAIVVGTRSYGKGTVQEILPLQFGRSALRLTVARYYRPNNQNIHRADDATEDDVWGVKPDEGFLIPMTREELIALNDRWMEASYPMLGGAEKLATDVHEDQLPVLEPREIPVKDAGAESGDAASSVAESESEESEKTEPPFEISPESQARIDAGPESLRFDPPLRAAVGELLNRTGRPSDQVEETPAASESEPRKNAA from the coding sequence ATGCCTTCACGAAATCTGAACGTCATCTTCTTCGCTGCGGTCATGGCCATCTTGTGCTACGCCACGCATCGGCGTGCGAGAACGGCGATCATCGTCGGCGAGGCCATCGATTTGATCGATCAGCGTTACGTCGACGATGTCGATCCGGGGGATTTGGTCATTGCGGCGATGGACGGTCTGACTAAGTCATTGGATCAGCACAGCAGTTACTTTCCCGTCGACGCCTACGAATCCTTTCAGGAGAGCATCAACCAAGAGTTCGCCGGCATCGGGATCTTTGTCGAACAGCCGGATCCAGAGAAGCCCGTGCGGGTGATCACGCCCGTGGTGGGTTCGCCGGCGTTGGAAAAGGGAGTGTTGCCGGGTGACGAAATCATCCGGGTCGACGGTGTTGATGTTTCGAAAATGAATCTCAAGGATGTCAGTTCGCGGCTCAAGGGGCCGCCCGGAACGATCGTCCTGTTGGGCATGCGGCGCGGTGAGGGCGAAGTTTCGATGGAGGTCACCAGGGCGCGGATCGAGATGGAGTCCGTGATCGGTGACCATCGCGGTGCGGGAAACGAATGGGTGTATCGTTTGGAAGATCAACCGCGTGTGGCGTACATCCGGCTAAAAAGCTTTGGTGACAAAACGGTCCGTGAAGTGGAGGATGTATTGACCGCGCTCGACAACGACTTCGATTCGCTCGTGCTGGACTTGCGTGGCAACAGTGGAGGATTGTTGTACGCGGCCTGCGACATCTGCGACATGTTCATGGATTCCGGCAAAATCGTCTCCACCAAGATGCGTGGCGGCGTGGAAGACTCCGCGTATTCGGCGACGCCCGGCACGTTGGTCGACTCGTCCAAACCGGTCGCCGTGTTGATCGACCATGACTCGGCCAGCGCCAGTGAGATCGTTGCGGCTTGTTTGCAGGACAACAAACGGGCGATCGTTGTGGGGACTCGCAGTTATGGCAAAGGAACCGTCCAAGAAATCTTGCCGTTGCAATTCGGACGCAGCGCTCTTCGATTGACCGTGGCACGTTACTATCGACCCAACAACCAAAATATTCATCGAGCGGACGATGCCACCGAGGACGATGTGTGGGGCGTCAAGCCGGACGAGGGTTTCTTGATTCCGATGACTCGTGAGGAATTGATCGCGTTGAATGATCGCTGGATGGAAGCGTCCTATCCGATGTTGGGCGGGGCGGAGAAATTGGCGACCGATGTGCACGAAGATCAACTGCCGGTGTTGGAGCCCCGCGAGATCCCGGTGAAAGATGCCGGGGCTGAATCGGGCGACGCTGCGTCGAGTGTTGCGGAATCGGAGAGTGAAGAATCGGAGAAGACGGAGCCTCCATTCGAAATTTCGCCTGAGTCGCAGGCCCGGATTGACGCGGGCCCAGAGTCACTGAGATTTGATCCTCCGCTGCGTGCGGCCGTGGGCGAATTGTTAAACCGCACAGGGCGGCCCAGTGATCAGGTCGAGGAGACGCCCGCCGCGTCAGAATCCGAACCTCGCAAGAACGCCGCCTAA
- the hemL gene encoding glutamate-1-semialdehyde 2,1-aminomutase has translation MPDPKTFAAGPKSIAAFQTACQLMPGGVNSPARAFGAVGGTPLFIDRAEGPYLHDIDGRRFIDYIGSWGPMILGHRPPEVIEAISKALERGTSFGAPTEAESRLAQQIIDAVPSVEKVRLVNSGTEATMSAIRVARGATGRHKVIKFEGNYHGHVDSLLVAAGSAAATLGVPDSPGVTPGASQDTIVLTYNDHEGVSNVFAEHPGEIAAVILEPVVGNMGCVAPTAEFLKTLRETTQRDGAVLIFDEVMTGFRLALGGAQEYYGVTPDMTTLGKIVGGGMPLGAYGGRAEIMNQVLPAGKVFQAGTLSGNPVAVAAGSATLERLAKQPPYELLESLGQRLAEGLDAAATRHGVDHVVQRVGSMMTLFFHHGPVSSWNEASQCDRERFSRYFWGMIGEGVYMPCSQFEALFFGVTHTEAMIDETIAAADKVLGRLQS, from the coding sequence GTGCCTGATCCCAAGACCTTTGCCGCCGGCCCCAAGAGTATTGCCGCGTTCCAGACCGCTTGTCAGTTGATGCCAGGTGGTGTCAACAGCCCCGCCCGTGCGTTTGGTGCCGTCGGCGGCACGCCACTTTTCATCGATCGCGCCGAGGGTCCTTATCTGCACGACATTGATGGACGACGATTCATCGACTACATCGGGTCGTGGGGACCGATGATCTTGGGGCACCGCCCGCCTGAGGTGATCGAAGCGATCAGCAAGGCACTCGAGCGTGGCACGAGCTTTGGTGCACCGACGGAAGCCGAGTCACGACTGGCTCAGCAGATCATTGATGCGGTTCCCAGTGTCGAGAAAGTACGCTTGGTCAATAGCGGTACCGAAGCGACCATGAGTGCGATCCGTGTCGCTCGGGGAGCAACCGGTCGCCACAAAGTGATCAAATTCGAAGGCAACTATCACGGACACGTCGACAGTTTGCTGGTGGCCGCGGGCAGTGCTGCGGCGACGCTCGGAGTGCCCGACTCGCCTGGCGTCACGCCCGGTGCGAGCCAAGACACGATCGTGTTGACCTACAACGATCACGAAGGCGTCAGCAATGTCTTTGCGGAGCATCCCGGCGAGATCGCGGCGGTGATCCTGGAGCCGGTTGTGGGCAACATGGGATGCGTGGCTCCGACGGCGGAGTTTCTCAAGACGCTGAGAGAAACGACTCAGCGTGATGGAGCCGTGTTGATCTTTGATGAGGTCATGACCGGTTTCCGGCTGGCGTTGGGCGGGGCGCAGGAGTACTACGGGGTCACGCCCGACATGACGACGTTGGGCAAGATCGTCGGCGGAGGAATGCCGCTGGGAGCCTACGGCGGTCGGGCCGAGATCATGAATCAAGTCTTGCCGGCTGGTAAAGTATTCCAGGCGGGAACGCTCAGCGGAAATCCTGTCGCAGTAGCCGCGGGTTCGGCGACTTTGGAGCGATTGGCCAAGCAACCGCCCTATGAATTGCTTGAGTCCTTGGGGCAGCGGTTGGCCGAGGGTTTGGATGCCGCCGCCACACGACACGGTGTCGACCATGTCGTGCAACGTGTCGGCAGCATGATGACGCTTTTCTTTCACCATGGGCCGGTGAGCAGTTGGAACGAAGCCAGCCAGTGTGACCGAGAGCGGTTCAGCCGTTATTTTTGGGGGATGATCGGCGAAGGCGTTTACATGCCGTGCAGCCAGTTCGAAGCCCTTTTCTTTGGTGTGACGCACACGGAGGCGATGATCGATGAAACCATCGCCGCGGCCGATAAAGTACTCGGTCGGCTACAATCGTGA
- a CDS encoding WecB/TagA/CpsF family glycosyltransferase produces the protein MPVTSSDTVTSSIVPVVVPAAKSSDSASHQRSNQPATRPLPPLPRLDRCLVWGVPFDCVTMGETIDRIEALIERRVPSYVITANLNYVMLQDQEADVPQLTDDADLILADGQPIVWRSKLGQSPLPERVAGSQMIYEMAQRGSQKGWRFYFLGGEEGVAEKCAKKLLRNHPGIEIAGIESPPFRKLTQQEQAVQDERIRSSNADILLVAFGQPKGERWIHEHYRRLGVPVSIQLGASFDFVAGTAKRAPVIWQRVGMEWLYRMLSDPKRLVPRYAANAWFLIKALVRDWRDTVKRWGMGLD, from the coding sequence ATGCCTGTTACTTCGTCCGATACCGTCACGTCGTCGATCGTTCCCGTTGTGGTCCCCGCAGCGAAATCATCGGATTCGGCGTCTCATCAGCGTTCGAATCAACCGGCAACTCGTCCGCTGCCTCCCCTGCCTCGGCTGGATCGGTGTCTGGTTTGGGGTGTGCCGTTTGACTGCGTGACGATGGGGGAGACGATCGATCGCATCGAAGCCTTGATCGAGCGTCGTGTGCCCAGTTACGTGATCACAGCGAATCTGAATTACGTGATGTTGCAGGATCAGGAGGCCGATGTGCCTCAGTTGACCGATGATGCCGATTTGATTTTGGCTGATGGCCAGCCGATCGTATGGCGTAGCAAGCTTGGGCAGTCACCGCTGCCCGAGCGGGTGGCGGGCAGTCAGATGATTTATGAAATGGCTCAGCGTGGCAGCCAAAAAGGATGGCGTTTTTATTTTCTTGGTGGTGAAGAAGGTGTTGCGGAAAAGTGTGCAAAGAAACTGTTGCGAAATCATCCAGGCATCGAGATCGCTGGAATCGAGTCGCCACCGTTTCGCAAGCTGACGCAGCAGGAACAAGCCGTGCAGGATGAACGGATCCGCAGCAGCAACGCCGACATTTTATTGGTCGCGTTCGGGCAACCCAAAGGTGAACGCTGGATTCACGAGCACTATCGTCGGCTGGGTGTGCCGGTGAGCATTCAGTTGGGGGCGTCGTTTGATTTTGTTGCCGGTACGGCAAAGCGAGCGCCGGTGATTTGGCAACGTGTCGGAATGGAATGGCTTTATCGCATGCTCAGCGATCCCAAACGTTTGGTGCCTCGTTATGCTGCCAACGCTTGGTTCTTGATCAAGGCATTGGTCCGAGATTGGCGAGACACGGTCAAGCGTTGGGGCATGGGGCTGGATTGA
- a CDS encoding sulfatase family protein translates to MHRTTLFLLALSICALTTRPSAADRPNIVFLFSDDHAVKAISAYGGPLADVAPTPNIDRLATQGAVLLNSFCANSICGPSRATILTGKHSHKNGFMRNGNQFDPTQWTVATALQKGGYSTAVIGKWHLNSDPVGFDHWEILPGQGNYYNPVFKQMDGLQKRFEGYATDITTDKALAWLDSRDPSKPFFLMCQHKAPHRTFAPALRHLGSFDEVEIPEPESLFDDYANRSRTLADNEMEIDRHFDWAYDAKIRKDERGDVQLPKPDRYGTPEYNRMTDAQKQKWDAHFGPRNQQFLADYQSGKLNHDDVVRWKYRRYMRNYLSTVKAVDESVGRVLKYLDNNGLAENTVVIYSSDQGFFLGEHGWYDKRWMFEESFRMPFLIRWPGVIPAGDKPEQLIQNIDYAPTFLEIAGLPTPDEVQGRSLVPLLRKSADGAPVDWRKSLYYAYYELGEHAVPQHFGVRTQTHKLIHFPQSNEWNLFDLQSDPGEMKSVHADPNYQSVRQELVAEFERLRQEFDAPPFPAPKN, encoded by the coding sequence ATGCACCGCACCACGCTATTCCTGCTGGCCTTGTCCATCTGTGCTCTGACAACAAGACCATCCGCAGCGGATCGACCCAACATCGTGTTCCTGTTTTCCGATGATCACGCCGTCAAAGCCATCTCGGCTTACGGCGGTCCGCTCGCAGATGTCGCGCCGACACCGAACATCGACCGACTGGCCACGCAAGGTGCTGTGCTGCTCAACTCGTTTTGCGCCAACTCGATCTGCGGCCCATCCCGAGCGACGATCCTGACCGGCAAGCACAGCCACAAGAATGGCTTCATGCGTAACGGAAACCAATTCGATCCGACTCAATGGACCGTGGCCACAGCCCTGCAAAAAGGCGGTTACAGCACGGCCGTGATCGGCAAGTGGCACCTGAATTCCGATCCCGTGGGTTTCGATCACTGGGAAATCCTGCCGGGTCAAGGAAACTACTACAACCCCGTATTCAAACAGATGGACGGACTTCAAAAACGGTTCGAAGGCTACGCGACCGACATCACGACCGACAAGGCACTCGCGTGGCTCGATTCACGCGATCCCTCCAAGCCGTTCTTCTTGATGTGCCAACACAAGGCCCCCCATCGCACGTTCGCGCCCGCCCTCCGGCACCTCGGTTCCTTTGACGAGGTCGAGATCCCGGAACCAGAGAGCTTGTTCGACGACTATGCCAACCGCAGTCGAACGCTTGCGGACAACGAAATGGAGATCGACCGCCACTTCGACTGGGCCTACGACGCTAAGATCCGCAAAGACGAACGCGGCGACGTCCAACTACCCAAACCGGATCGCTACGGGACTCCGGAATACAATCGCATGACGGACGCACAAAAGCAAAAGTGGGACGCACATTTCGGCCCACGCAATCAACAATTCTTGGCCGATTACCAGTCAGGAAAACTGAACCACGACGACGTCGTTCGCTGGAAGTATCGTCGCTACATGCGGAACTACCTCAGCACGGTGAAAGCCGTGGATGAAAGCGTCGGTCGCGTTCTGAAATACCTCGACAACAACGGCCTGGCAGAAAACACCGTCGTGATCTACTCATCCGATCAAGGATTCTTTCTCGGCGAGCACGGCTGGTACGACAAGCGTTGGATGTTCGAAGAGTCTTTCCGCATGCCCTTTCTGATCCGTTGGCCCGGCGTGATTCCCGCCGGCGACAAACCAGAGCAACTGATCCAGAACATCGACTACGCCCCCACGTTCCTAGAAATCGCTGGCTTACCCACACCAGACGAAGTCCAAGGGCGATCACTGGTGCCTTTGCTGCGCAAGTCTGCTGATGGCGCCCCGGTCGACTGGCGAAAGTCGCTCTACTACGCCTACTACGAACTTGGCGAGCACGCGGTGCCGCAGCATTTCGGTGTGCGAACGCAGACCCACAAGCTGATTCATTTCCCACAATCCAACGAATGGAACCTCTTTGATTTGCAAAGCGATCCCGGCGAAATGAAAAGCGTGCATGCCGATCCAAACTACCAATCCGTTCGTCAAGAATTGGTCGCCGAGTTCGAAAGACTCAGGCAAGAGTTCGACGCACCGCCGTTCCCTGCACCCAAAAACTAA